Below is a window of Chryseobacterium indicum DNA.
TTGTTTAAATTCCGGCCACGTATGAATACAAAGGTGGGATTCTTTAAGACAAACCGCGGAAGTAAAGCTTTTATTTTCAAAAATGTGACTGGTAATTCCTACAATTTCCACGTCTTTTGTTGCGAGCATATCTCTGGTAAATGCTAAGAAACTGTCACCGTCTATTAACAAAGCTTCTGACTCCGTTTCCAAAGTCAGAAGAATATGTAAACCTTTGCTGGTAATTGATTCCAATTCAATGTATTTTCAGCAAATATATTATTTTTTTGGTAAGAAAACTTCTGCAAGCATACAACGTGCACTTCCGCCTCCGTTTACTTCAATGGTATTTAAATCTGAATAAATAATCTCACAATACTTTTCAATTGCTGAAACCTGATCCTGATGTAAGGACTTATAAGCGGTTTCGCTCATCACCAAAAATTTCTGTCCGTCTTTATTATTTACCTGAAGCATATTTCCGGCAAACTGCTGCATCTGCTCTTCAGAAATTTCAATGATTTCTTTTCCTGAGTTTTTAATGGTTTCAATGACTTTGCTTCTTTCGAGTTCATCATCGATACAATCCAGACAGATTACCACAAATTTATCTGCTACACACATCATTACATTGGTGTGGTAAATCGGAAGTCTTTCTTCTCCAACGGTTTGGAATGAATGAAAAACAACCGGCGTAAAACCGTACTTCTCACAAAATTCTCTGAACAGGTTTTCATCCAGTCTTAAAGAAACCGAACCGTAAGCAATTTTGTTATCGTGATCGAAGATCATGCTTCCTGTTCCTTC
It encodes the following:
- a CDS encoding S-adenosylmethionine decarboxylase family protein; this encodes MESITSKGLHILLTLETESEALLIDGDSFLAFTRDMLATKDVEIVGITSHIFENKSFTSAVCLKESHLCIHTWPEFKQLTFDVFLCNYLQDNTEKVEKIADEVIEYFKAKTIQKHKIYR
- the ctlX gene encoding citrulline utilization hydrolase CtlX, translating into MQTTDTVLMIEPIAFGFNAETAKNNYFQVEQKGFDTQFKALSEFKAFVEKLRSKGINVITVKDTLDPHTPDSIFPNNWVSFHKDGKVVLYPMFASNRRVERRDDIIETIKEQGFEVAEIDDWSFPETQGHFLEGTGSMIFDHDNKIAYGSVSLRLDENLFREFCEKYGFTPVVFHSFQTVGEERLPIYHTNVMMCVADKFVVICLDCIDDELERSKVIETIKNSGKEIIEISEEQMQQFAGNMLQVNNKDGQKFLVMSETAYKSLHQDQVSAIEKYCEIIYSDLNTIEVNGGGSARCMLAEVFLPKK